TACAAGGGCGGCTCACTGGCAGCCACTGACCTCATGGGCGGCCATCTGGCCATGATGTTCGAGATGGGCTATTCGGCCCTGCCTTCGATCAAGGCCAAAAAGATCAATGCCCTGGCCGTTTCCAGCAAGACCCGCCTGGCCGTGCTGCCCGACGTACCTACTCTGGACGAAGCCGGGGTCAAGGGCTTTGAGTCGTACAACTGGCTGGGCATGGTTGCACCGGCCAACACGCCCGACGCCGTGGTGGCCAAGCTCAACCAGGCCGTCAACGAAGCGCTCAAGAGCGACAAGTCTCTGCGCCAGATGATCGAAAGCAGTGGCGGCCAGATCATGGGCGGCACGCCTCAGGCCTATGGCAGATACCTGGAAGCCGAGCGCGCCAAGTGGGGACCTGTGATCAAGAACGCGAATATTTCGCTGGATTAATCCTCCGAGGAGCTGCGCGGCAGCTCTGCCTGGCTGCACCAGTCAGAAGTGCATACAGCCATCAAGGCTGATAGTTGAATGCGCCCATCAGATAAGTCTCAGAGTCCTTTTTTAACAAGCAATCTCATGAACCCGAAGCAACAACTCAAGGCCCTTGCCGATGCCCGCCGCGGCGTCATCGTTCCCGGTGCATTCAACGCCATGTCGGCGCGGCTGATCGCCGACCTGGGCTTTGAAGCCATCTATGTGACCGGTGCCGGCGTGACCAATATGTGGTTCGGCATGCCAGACCAGGGTTTTATGGGTCTCAGCGATATCGCCGACCATACGGCCCGCATCCGCGACGCCGTGGAGGTGCCGCTGCTGGTCGATGCCGACACCGGCTTCGGTAACGCCGTCAACACCTACCACGCCGTGCGCACGCTGGAGCGCGCCGGTGCCGACTGCATTCAGCTTGAGGACCAGGTCAGCCCCAAGCGCTGCGGTCACTTCAATGGCAAGGCCGTGATCGAAACCAGCGAAATGCTGGGCAAGATCAAGGCCGCTGTCGATGCGCGGCGCGACAGCGGCACTCTCATCATGGCCCGTACCGACGCGGCAGCCGTTCACGG
This window of the Comamonas testosteroni genome carries:
- a CDS encoding isocitrate lyase/PEP mutase family protein; this encodes MNPKQQLKALADARRGVIVPGAFNAMSARLIADLGFEAIYVTGAGVTNMWFGMPDQGFMGLSDIADHTARIRDAVEVPLLVDADTGFGNAVNTYHAVRTLERAGADCIQLEDQVSPKRCGHFNGKAVIETSEMLGKIKAAVDARRDSGTLIMARTDAAAVHGFEAAIERAQQFQEAGADILFIEAVTQAEEVRALPQRLQAPQLMNMVIGGKTPIFNADELGELGYGFVLYANAALQGAVAGMQKCLTLLRDDHKVDEDPAIVAPFLERQRLVNKDFWDGLEQKYQ